The following are from one region of the Sardina pilchardus chromosome 4, fSarPil1.1, whole genome shotgun sequence genome:
- the znf148 gene encoding zinc finger protein 148 isoform X1 yields MNLDDKLDGMLLKCSGPAGLHHHSRALGSTRMDGRAGLDEMPMGERALANHPLLAEDDDEDDDLTGATLSAHHLISHDELMVHEETVKNDGEDDPEFSQRHPPKLPYTLHMPVYSLTCSNGITDSLPEQLSIKQEMKLSDSLLLTKKEKKQGRDLSECHKKKKRKQRSPAKILTINEDGSLGLQSPKSHVCEHCNAAFRTNYHLQRHVFIHTGEKPFQCNQCDMRFIQKYLLQRHEKIHTGEKPFRCDECGMRFIQKYHMERHKRTHSGEKPYQCDYCHQYFSRTDRVLKHRRMCHENKDRKAHKAAAKEGLLRTSETVSFSFPAKECSLPKKKRQKSCEKTHGSATALTDKDASGSTEEKAEKRLTKSESLPLYAVTSKVKDEYVVAEYSVELPDSSPGNRQLGEVSPDEINPPKLVLKKVPSKRNLKQSLEQPQSLSPLSTFEDGKVTRYTFEIVDKPFDKSLLDVENLESVDTLQGAQPKPATSSTNYDDAMQFLKKKRYLAATNNSRDYALNVGSIASQPSVTQAAVASVIDETVPATILEPQPMNVEIKSNHEKNVLPDEVLQTLLDHYSTKANGQPDISFSVADTEVTSSISINSSDVSESSPPEPLGTSTQAPPAEKSSLLQEYSKFLQQALERTSQNDSYLNNQSLTFVTDSPSLAGQPLFSTDKQLTSPGRFRSGLNSPLRSTLEKPHFALLGDSQHSFSFSGDETNQSAVSPTEDFLEQVTSSKKTDVQGIGQTFQIATFEPNFRSQFQSSRSGISSQFSIANGQVSLRSHGGADFSEFPLVSVTETRTQMTSSPDHSSSQTFG; encoded by the exons ATGAACCTTGATGATAAACTGGATGGGATGCTGTTGAAGTGCAGTGGGCCGGCAGGTTTGCATCACCACTCCAGAGCCCTGGGAAGCACAAGGATGGATGGCAGGGCTGGTTTGGATGAGATGCCCATGGGTGAACGAGCACTGGCCAACCACCCCCTGCTGGCTGAGGATgacgatgaggatgatgacCTAACAGGGGCGACGTTGAGCGCACACCACCTCATCTCACATGATGAGCTGATGGTCCATGAGGAAACGGTGAAGAACGATGGAGAAGACGACCCGGAGTTCTCCCAGCGGCATCCTCCGAAACTGCCATACACCCTACACATGCCT GTTTATAGTCTTACGTGCTCTAATGGGATAACCGACTCTCTTCCTGAACAGTTGAGTATCAAGCAGGAGATGAAGCTCTCTGACTCACTGCTGCTCaccaagaaagagaagaaacaggGAAGGGACCTTTCGGAATGCcataagaagaagaaaaggaagcaGCGCTCTCCTGCAAAG ATTCTCACCATTAATGAAGATGGATCACTAGGGCTCCAGAGCCCAAAGTCccatgtgtgtgagcactgtaaTGCAGCCTTCAGGACCAACTATCATCTACAGAGACACGTCTTCATTCACACAG GAGAGAAGCCGTTTCAGTGCAATCAGTGTGACATGCGCTTCATTCAGAAGTATCTGCTTCAAAGGCACGAGAAGATTCATACAG GGGAGAAGCCTTTTCGCTGTGATGAGTGCGGGATGAGATTTATCCAGAAGTATCACATGGAAAGACACAAGCGAACACATAGCGGAGAAAAGCCCTATCAATGTGACTACTGCCATCAG TACTTCTCCCGAACGGACCGGGTACTGAAGCACAGACGCATGTGCCACGAGAACAAGGACCGGAAAGCACACAAGGCCGCCGCTAAAGAGGGACTGCTGCGGACTTCCGAGACGGTGAGCTTTTCCTTCCCAGCGAAAGAGTGTTCGCTGCCAAAGAAAAAACGTCAGAAGTCCTGTGAGAAGACCCATGGCTCTGCCACAGCTCTCACAGACAAAGATGCAAGTGGCAGCACAGAGGAGAAAGCAGAGAAGAGGTTGACCAAAAGCGAGAGCCTGCCGCTGTATGCCGTAACTTCTAAAGTCAAAGACGAGTATGTAGTAGCAGAATATTCTGTTGAGCTCCCCGACTCATCTCCAGGCAACCGACAACTTGGGGAGGTGTCCCCCGATGAGATCAACCCTCCAAAACTGGTCCTGAAGAAGGTTCCCAGTAAAAGAAATCTGAAGCAGTCTCTGGAGCAACCACAGAGTTTGTCACCATTGTCTACCTTTGAGGACGGCAAAGTCACCAGGTACACATTTGAGATTGTAGACAAGCCTTTTGACAAGAGCCTTTTGGACGTCGAGAACTTGGAGTCAGTCGATACCCTTCAGGGAGCACAGCCCAAACCAGCGACGAGTAGCACAAACTATGACGATGCCATGCAGTTCCTGAAGAAGAAGCGTTACCTAGCAGCAACCAACAACAGCCGTGACTATGCGCTCAATGTGGGAAGCATTGCGTCACAGCCCTCGGTCACTCAGGCAGCGGTGGCCAGTGTCATTGACGAGACGGTTCCTGCCACCATCCTGGAACCCCAGCCCATGAATGTGGAGATCAAGTCCAACCACGAGAAGAATGTGCTCCCTGATGAGGTACTGCAAACCCTGCTGGACCACTACTCCACCAAAGCTAACGGGCAGCCCGACATCTCCTTCAGCGTGGCTGACACGGAGGTCACCTCCAGCATATCCATCAACTCGTCCGACGTGTCTGAGAGCAGCCCGCCAGAGCCTCTGGGGACCAGCACTCAAGCGCCACCCGCCGAGAAGTCCAGTCTCCTGCAGGAGTACTCAAAGTTCTTACAGCAGGCATTGGAGAGGACCAGTCAGAATGACAGCTATCTCAACAACCAGAGTCTTACCTTTGTGACGGACAGCCCCAGCTTGGCCGGGCAGCCGTTGTTCTCAACTGACAAACAGCTGACCTCACCTGGCCGCTTCCGCTCCGGCCTCAACTCCCCTCTGAGGTCCACCCTGGAGAAGCCCCACTTCGCTCTCCTGGGAGACTCCCAGCACTCGTTCTCTTTCTCCGGGGACGAAACTAACCAGTCCGCCGTGTCCCCCACCGAGGACTTCCTCGAGCAGGTCACCTCGTCAAAAAAGACAGACGTTCAGGGGATTGGTCAGACATTTCAGATTGCCACGTTTGAGCCGAACTTTCGCTCCCAGTTCCAGAGCTCTCGCTCTGGAATCTCCTCCCAGTTTAGCATTGCCAATGGTCAGGTCAGCCTTAGGAGTCATGGAGGAGCAGACTTCTCAGAGTTTCCACTGGTCAGTGTAACGGAGACCAGAACTCAGATGACTTCCTCCCCTGATCATTCAAGCAGCCAAACATTTGGGTGA
- the znf148 gene encoding zinc finger protein 148 isoform X2: protein MNLDDKLDGMLLKCSGPAGLHHHSRALGSTRMDGRAGLDEMPMGERALANHPLLAEDDDEDDDLTGATLSAHHLISHDELMVHEETVKNDGEDDPEFSQRHPPKLPYTLHMPLSIKQEMKLSDSLLLTKKEKKQGRDLSECHKKKKRKQRSPAKILTINEDGSLGLQSPKSHVCEHCNAAFRTNYHLQRHVFIHTGEKPFQCNQCDMRFIQKYLLQRHEKIHTGEKPFRCDECGMRFIQKYHMERHKRTHSGEKPYQCDYCHQYFSRTDRVLKHRRMCHENKDRKAHKAAAKEGLLRTSETVSFSFPAKECSLPKKKRQKSCEKTHGSATALTDKDASGSTEEKAEKRLTKSESLPLYAVTSKVKDEYVVAEYSVELPDSSPGNRQLGEVSPDEINPPKLVLKKVPSKRNLKQSLEQPQSLSPLSTFEDGKVTRYTFEIVDKPFDKSLLDVENLESVDTLQGAQPKPATSSTNYDDAMQFLKKKRYLAATNNSRDYALNVGSIASQPSVTQAAVASVIDETVPATILEPQPMNVEIKSNHEKNVLPDEVLQTLLDHYSTKANGQPDISFSVADTEVTSSISINSSDVSESSPPEPLGTSTQAPPAEKSSLLQEYSKFLQQALERTSQNDSYLNNQSLTFVTDSPSLAGQPLFSTDKQLTSPGRFRSGLNSPLRSTLEKPHFALLGDSQHSFSFSGDETNQSAVSPTEDFLEQVTSSKKTDVQGIGQTFQIATFEPNFRSQFQSSRSGISSQFSIANGQVSLRSHGGADFSEFPLVSVTETRTQMTSSPDHSSSQTFG from the exons ATGAACCTTGATGATAAACTGGATGGGATGCTGTTGAAGTGCAGTGGGCCGGCAGGTTTGCATCACCACTCCAGAGCCCTGGGAAGCACAAGGATGGATGGCAGGGCTGGTTTGGATGAGATGCCCATGGGTGAACGAGCACTGGCCAACCACCCCCTGCTGGCTGAGGATgacgatgaggatgatgacCTAACAGGGGCGACGTTGAGCGCACACCACCTCATCTCACATGATGAGCTGATGGTCCATGAGGAAACGGTGAAGAACGATGGAGAAGACGACCCGGAGTTCTCCCAGCGGCATCCTCCGAAACTGCCATACACCCTACACATGCCT TTGAGTATCAAGCAGGAGATGAAGCTCTCTGACTCACTGCTGCTCaccaagaaagagaagaaacaggGAAGGGACCTTTCGGAATGCcataagaagaagaaaaggaagcaGCGCTCTCCTGCAAAG ATTCTCACCATTAATGAAGATGGATCACTAGGGCTCCAGAGCCCAAAGTCccatgtgtgtgagcactgtaaTGCAGCCTTCAGGACCAACTATCATCTACAGAGACACGTCTTCATTCACACAG GAGAGAAGCCGTTTCAGTGCAATCAGTGTGACATGCGCTTCATTCAGAAGTATCTGCTTCAAAGGCACGAGAAGATTCATACAG GGGAGAAGCCTTTTCGCTGTGATGAGTGCGGGATGAGATTTATCCAGAAGTATCACATGGAAAGACACAAGCGAACACATAGCGGAGAAAAGCCCTATCAATGTGACTACTGCCATCAG TACTTCTCCCGAACGGACCGGGTACTGAAGCACAGACGCATGTGCCACGAGAACAAGGACCGGAAAGCACACAAGGCCGCCGCTAAAGAGGGACTGCTGCGGACTTCCGAGACGGTGAGCTTTTCCTTCCCAGCGAAAGAGTGTTCGCTGCCAAAGAAAAAACGTCAGAAGTCCTGTGAGAAGACCCATGGCTCTGCCACAGCTCTCACAGACAAAGATGCAAGTGGCAGCACAGAGGAGAAAGCAGAGAAGAGGTTGACCAAAAGCGAGAGCCTGCCGCTGTATGCCGTAACTTCTAAAGTCAAAGACGAGTATGTAGTAGCAGAATATTCTGTTGAGCTCCCCGACTCATCTCCAGGCAACCGACAACTTGGGGAGGTGTCCCCCGATGAGATCAACCCTCCAAAACTGGTCCTGAAGAAGGTTCCCAGTAAAAGAAATCTGAAGCAGTCTCTGGAGCAACCACAGAGTTTGTCACCATTGTCTACCTTTGAGGACGGCAAAGTCACCAGGTACACATTTGAGATTGTAGACAAGCCTTTTGACAAGAGCCTTTTGGACGTCGAGAACTTGGAGTCAGTCGATACCCTTCAGGGAGCACAGCCCAAACCAGCGACGAGTAGCACAAACTATGACGATGCCATGCAGTTCCTGAAGAAGAAGCGTTACCTAGCAGCAACCAACAACAGCCGTGACTATGCGCTCAATGTGGGAAGCATTGCGTCACAGCCCTCGGTCACTCAGGCAGCGGTGGCCAGTGTCATTGACGAGACGGTTCCTGCCACCATCCTGGAACCCCAGCCCATGAATGTGGAGATCAAGTCCAACCACGAGAAGAATGTGCTCCCTGATGAGGTACTGCAAACCCTGCTGGACCACTACTCCACCAAAGCTAACGGGCAGCCCGACATCTCCTTCAGCGTGGCTGACACGGAGGTCACCTCCAGCATATCCATCAACTCGTCCGACGTGTCTGAGAGCAGCCCGCCAGAGCCTCTGGGGACCAGCACTCAAGCGCCACCCGCCGAGAAGTCCAGTCTCCTGCAGGAGTACTCAAAGTTCTTACAGCAGGCATTGGAGAGGACCAGTCAGAATGACAGCTATCTCAACAACCAGAGTCTTACCTTTGTGACGGACAGCCCCAGCTTGGCCGGGCAGCCGTTGTTCTCAACTGACAAACAGCTGACCTCACCTGGCCGCTTCCGCTCCGGCCTCAACTCCCCTCTGAGGTCCACCCTGGAGAAGCCCCACTTCGCTCTCCTGGGAGACTCCCAGCACTCGTTCTCTTTCTCCGGGGACGAAACTAACCAGTCCGCCGTGTCCCCCACCGAGGACTTCCTCGAGCAGGTCACCTCGTCAAAAAAGACAGACGTTCAGGGGATTGGTCAGACATTTCAGATTGCCACGTTTGAGCCGAACTTTCGCTCCCAGTTCCAGAGCTCTCGCTCTGGAATCTCCTCCCAGTTTAGCATTGCCAATGGTCAGGTCAGCCTTAGGAGTCATGGAGGAGCAGACTTCTCAGAGTTTCCACTGGTCAGTGTAACGGAGACCAGAACTCAGATGACTTCCTCCCCTGATCATTCAAGCAGCCAAACATTTGGGTGA